The DNA segment cCTGATTATTGTGCCGCTTttcggtacaacatggtgtgtagggatggatgggttgatttaatccccacatggtgtgtagggttgcacggagatggtgtgtaaaggcttgtgggtaggattctgatttctGCTATTGCGTATTGTATCTGAGATGGGCCAAGGCTCTAAATTATATCTGaaactgtatctgaatgggccaaggcccaaactgaatctgtaatgggcttaggcccagcctGTATTTGACTGTATTCTGATGTGTTTCTGagtgcatgttttctgtggggattacacattgagtttgcgaaaactcaccctttctgtttaatctgtacaggtaatccccagacttgacggatcAGCGCAGTGGAgaactcgacggtggccacacgtaaattttagactattctcgtaaattttcagattttattacttatttgaggTTTGATGTAAATTTTGGGGACTTTGGACTATTCTGGATTTTTACTTTGGATTTTTAACTGCTTTACGGTGTTAGAACGACTAGATGGTAGAAACTCGATTTTGCTCAAAACAACAATTTCTTTCAACACCaatgattttttcaaaaataaaagttttcaaagCTTCCGTTAAAAAGATATGATTTTAGTTAATGAAGAACATGTGTTTTACTTTGAACTAAGATAAAGGCTAATTAACTAGAACGGTTTTAACTCGACAAACTCGTTTTTGACTTCCATtgcatgtgacattgccagattcggccataacgtttagaccgggtttAGGGAGTTACAGTTACAATCCTTGGAATATTCTTAAGTGTCATAAAACTCAAAAACAAATTTCTAAAATGCCTTGAACTTTTAATAATGTTTTTGAGTATTTACAAGACCTTTTCAAATATGTTTCTAAAGCTTTTCTAAGTAGTTTTCTAAGTATCAATACACTTCAAACAATGTCTAATAATGCTTTTCTAGAGGAGTATGGTATTGATCGATACCTGTAAGCTAAGTATCGATACCTAATCTAAAAGGTATTGATACATGACAAGTCAGTAGCCACAACACCATCTAGAAGGGTATAGTATTGATACTTGTTaatcaagtatcgatacttgctCATGAGATATTGATACTTGAGAACTTGTGATGATTATTTTTCTTCAAGGTATCAATACTACCTTGATAGGTGTCAATATTTGGGCTTGCAAGTTGTTattaatatgtaaatttaatgCTATTAAGAGTTAGAAACTCCTTCCAATAACCCAAAATGAAAAGATATAAATATGATCCAGTAACACTCAAATAAAGATAACAAACAAGCTTTCAAAGATCAAAGTGCAATATCTCATCTTTGAGATGTTACTTGTATTTGTGAGAGCTTAATCATTTTATATCCACctttgaaaggttttaaatttttttttattttcttatttctcttatttgaGAGATTAAGGGGATAGTGGTTCTATCTTACGAAGTTAAAAAATAGTGATTTGTAAAGGTTATGCATTATCTTAAACAGGTACCCATCAATAAATTCAGAATAATCACTAGTTATAAAAAGCTAAGTTAACGAAGGTACACAATTAAGATCGAACCACTATAAAATTGTTGtacaatttttttaagttttatatttttgttttttaaataccAATTCACCCACTTTTGGTATACTATAAGGAAAACTATAATAACTaaaatcaaaatgtaaaattcttTACTCGGAGggttataatattaaaatgtacatgttaaaaataaccaaatcagaaaataatgattaaaatttacatataattaCAAGGACTGATAAAAGAATTTGGCCTAAAAACAAATTCCACCCGCCCAATTCACGAATCTTACCCCCTCTCTGTGTTTGTCTTTTGCTCTTAAGCCCTAAAAATTACCAACCAAGCCTAAGCCTGAAAATGCCAAATCGCACTGTTTTACAAGCACACCTCTCCATCTTAGActtgcaaatgaaaataaatcgaAATCAATGTTAACAATTACTATTGTTTCAAAAATATCCCCCACATTTTCTCCCCCCAAAACACCCCAATCTTTGTAGCCTCTAGATTCTTCCAAATTCAAACTCTGTCCACATTAGAACCCACAATGCCTTGAACTAGTCCTCCAATTTTTCCAATCCCAATTCCAAAACTGACCGTGTGGTGAGGTCCAGGTGATCGGAGGATCCATGTTTGCTGGCAAGACGGCCACGCTGCTTAGCCGAATCCAGGCTCAAACCAACAATTGCAGGTTTGAACGagcttcttttattttatgtcaTAGAATTGGATTAAAATCTGAACTTAGTATTATTCACAATTATGGGTTTCTGCTTGTCTCGTCATATGCTATTATTCACCATTCTTTTAGTTCATTGGTATATATTTTTGCGTACTGCTATTGGATGACCTGTTACAATAATAAATACTCCCAGCTTTCAGGCCAAGCTTCTTAAGGAGTACACACAACTGAATAAGGTTTTAAGGGATTTTTGTTTTACGGGAAGACTGAGGGAAGCTGTTGGGCTTTTATGGCGTACGAGATTGAAAGCAGATGCTGCAACATATGCTCTTCTCTTGCAAGAATGCCTATTCAGGAAAGAACATAAAAGTGGGAGAAGGATCCATGCACATATGGTTGTTATTGGATATGTACCCAGTGAATATCTTAAGATCAAGTTGTTGATATTGTATGCAAAATCAGGAGATTTAAAAACTGCCTATGTTCTGTTTGATAATTTACTAGAGAAAACTTTGATTTCTTGGAATGCAATGATTGCTGGGTTTGTGCAAAAAGGTTGTGGAGAATTTGGACTTGACCTCTATTACAATATGATAAAGAATGGTGTATCGCCTGACCAGTACACTTTTGCATCCGTATTTAGAGCCTCTGCTTCCTTAGCCTCATTAGAGCATGGGAAGCGAGCTCATGGGGTCCTGATAAAGAGCCATATTAGGGAAAATGTTGTGGTCAGCAGTGCTCTCATGGATATGTATTTCAAATGCAGCAGTCTTACTGATGCTCATCAGGTGTTTAATGAAGTTGTAAATCGAAATGTTGTTACTTGGACAAGCTTGATATCTGGATATGGCCAGCATGGAAGGGTTAATGAGGTTCTagaattatttgataaaatgatAAATGAAGGTTTTAGACCAAACTATGTTACCTTTCTTGCAGTTCTTTCTGCATGTAGCCATGGAGGCTTGGTTAATGAAGGTTGGCACTATTTCTTATCGATGAAAAGAGACTATGGAACCCAACCAAGAGGGCAGCACTATTCTGCCATGGTTGATCTATTAGGTCGTTCTGGAAAGTTGCATGAAGCTTATGAGTTTGTTCTTAACTCACCTTTTAAGGAGCACCCAGCCATATGGGGTGCTTTGCTTGGGGCCTGTCGTATTCACGGGGATATGGATCTGGTAAAGCTTGTGGCAGATAAATACCTTGAATTGGAGCCTGAAAATTCTGGAACATATGTTCTCTTGTCTAATACCTATGCCACTTttggtttttgggaaaatttggcCGCACTTAGGAGGAAAATGAGGAATTCTGGGGTCATAAAGGAGCCTGCTTATAGCAGGATTGAGATTCAAGGGGAGGTCCACTTCTTTTTGAGGGGTGATGTATCTCATAGACGTTCTGCGGAGATTTACGAGTTGATCAAATTAATGCCTTCCATTTTAAAGGATCCAGACTATGTTCCTGATATAATTAGCTCCTAAAATCCTATGTCTTGCCTCTTATTCCTGTGTTATGTTGAGAAGACGAGCTGGTCCAAGGTTCTAAAGGTTCTTTATGTTTGAATCTTACTGGTAATGTGTTTGGAGAGACGTAATGAATCTGGTCACCCTGTCAATAGGTAAAGCCCATTAAGATGCTGTTGTATTCTATTTGCTTAGTCACCTGCTGCCTACATATTAATGGAAATGTGATTTGGAAAGGTTTTTAGATCTTAGGCAACCTAATATAAAACCAAATACCACAATTTAATAGCCTGGTTGATACCATGATTACCActttgttttgttgtttgataatGATTCTTGTCTTGTTAACCTGTCTAACTGTATTTATATGGCTTTGCAGAAGTGTGGCTTAGTAAAATCAAAGAAAGGTGCAAGACATGGATTGGATTCAATTGTGACACATAATGGCATGAAACTAACATGTTGGTCATTCGAAAATTTATCTTCTTCATTCAGCCAAAAAACTGCTCCACAATGCCCTATGATGAGGTCTGTCATATGCCAGCATCAAAATTTGATGCCTTTTGTCAGGCGTGATGACTGCATTTCATTTTAAGGTTTTTATCTGGCTTTTCTTTTCACCGTTCTCTCGAGCGTCCTCAGTCTTAAGGGTGGCGTATGCCATTGATGGAGCTCAATTCTTTGAAGACCCTTTATAACTCATCATGGCAAAACTGTGATGGCGACTGAGGAATTTATTCAGGGTGCAAGTATAATCATTACTGGTTTTACTTATATTCTTGACCCACGCTTATGGTTTAATCCATCCAGTTCTTGCTCCGCACAAGGAGCTTGGGATCCGTGCTTGATGTCATACCTCTTACTGGTTTTAGAGTTGAGAAAACTTGGAGAAAAAAGTGTTTATAATTTATCCCTAGGTAATTCTGAACTAATTTATTTATCCCTTCCTTTCCTTCCTcctttgtttatatttattttcatcgTTGTAATCAAATAGCATCAGTATGAAGAAAATAAAGTTCACgtctttataatttttcttttttgaagaaaaaaagtgTTAAAATCTAAAGCAAGGGGGAATGAAGAATTGAATGTATGTCTCATGGCCAGTCCCAAGAGGTAAAAGCAGCGACGCCGCTCCACAAGGCGATGGAATATGAGACGGCCCATCAACGGAGGAACTCCCCGGAGGGACGACCGTCAACATCGACGGGCGTTTTTCTGTGACGTTATCTTCGGGATTTACAAACAAATTACGGTTTGCCCCGCCTCATAGATAAGGATTTGAAATCCCCCGTCACATTTAGATTAAACACcaaaaacccaaaaagaaaaaaaaaagcaaataattttatacaaacCAAACGCATACTGAAAAAtaaggtgaatttttttttttgctttccaCTGATCAAATACTGTAGAAACAAGCCTAAGGTGTAAGAAGGAATAGAAGAGAGGAGGAAGCGGGGTAGTGGTGTGTATTTATAGCGCTAGTAATGACGGTCAGTGGGCGCTGCTCTATTTGATGCGTGCTCCGCTAGGGCTTCCTATATTACACAATGAAGGCTCAAATTACAAATGGCCCAGCATCGGAATTTTAACCAACAAAAGCCCAACTATATTGTGATATTTCCAAATCTAATCTAAATTGTCCAAAAAGACCATGAGATGAGACGGCTAAAACGTCATGGCTCATGCCACCTGCTCAGGTTTGAAAGCCCATTTGAATGAGAgaatttaggtaaaaatataagtTCGAAAAATAAGTTTAGATAAAAAATAAGACTTGTTTTCTAAATGGGCTGGCTTCGGGTAGAATTTTTTTGCTCGAGTTCGGCTCAACTCGAATcacataactattttttttaatttgttgggaaatatttattttactatttgtaatgtattttctatattatattctttgaatttatttatatataaaaataatctaaaaaacaaTTATTACAATCGGGCCAGGTTGGGTTCTGATTAGCATTTTTAATATGGGCTcagcttgataaaattttaagtcTATTTTTAGGATCTTGCTTGGGCATAAAATTTTGCATCTGCCCAATTCAAACTTGACCTGGCCATCTAGCTAAAACTAATAAATTGGTAATAACTTAGAAAGGGAAATGATATTAGTTGTAAGGTTGAGCGgtaatgaaaattgaaaaaagaaatgaattcAGTCGATTTAGCTTTAGGTTAATTGATATCTTTGTTATTGTACTAATGAAAAAGATATGAGTTTGAATGTACTTAAGTACATGTTTTTTTTCTCTGATTTAAGAGTTTAAAAGAATTTATAGATAGAAATATGCATTAtataaattaaagagtaaattatacCAACAATCACTCAATTTTTGAATAGTTGACAAATTAATCACCTTGGTTTTATTTCAGTCacttaactttagaaaaataacaaaatagtcacTAATGTTATCAAAAAGTGACAACTCAGTCACTTCTTAACATATTCCGTTACTGTCTTAACGGGACCAttgatgtggcaagttaactagtTGATATAGCTAGATAACTTGCCATGTTGGACAAGTAGTCAAAGGgtcaaaaagaaaagagaagatgaTTGATTAagtgtaaaaagaaaaataagagaaatagaaaagaagaagaagagaagaaaggaAAATGGAAGGAGCTAATCTCCATTGCAAAAACAGACCATTGAACCTGGAGCTGTTTTTGCAACAGAAAGCCACGCTGGACAAGCATCCAAGTTCCTTTGAATAAGTCCTTTGAATAACCTGGTGCTTATCTCCATCTATTTGTGAAAGAGTAGATAAATACATGCAAACAAAACATACATGTAGTTAAAAAAACtgtaagaaaaataagaaaaaaaacttgATTTGTTGGCTGAATAAGTCCTTTCTTGCTCGTTTTCTTCTAATGATCTTTTGTGGAGATGGACTTAACCAAACTTTCCTTCGTTACTGGTATTGACTGGCATCGACTCCTCAGATGTGGCAGCTGGGGCAAAAGATACAGAGTTAGATGGTAGGTTTTCATCCAAGTTAGTTGCTAGAACCATCCTGGAATGTTTAGCTGCAGTTGATAACAACTTGGATGTTAAAGATTCAGTTCTAGGTTTTGGTTGTTGTAGAGTGCTCCCCTGGCAAGCATCCAAATCCCTTTGAGCCTGAGATAAGCTAATCTCGCTAGCTAGAATTGAAGGTTTGAGGGACCTAACCTTTTCAACATTAGGTTAGCTACTTGACAACGAGGAATCTGCAACATTTTCTCCAAGAGAAATAGTGGCTAGCTTAACCTTAACTTGTATCGAACCATTGTTCTTTAAAGCCTAAAAAGctgaactttttttatttttaattgatataaataaTGATTGAAAATATAGTTGACATAAAAAGTGAGAAAAGgttggcttttttttttaaaaaaataacttaaaaaatttaattaattatcaaaatgatcatttttttaattaaatacaaaaatgaCCTTAATTCTACAGTAAAAGTTAGTGGAGCCAAATGTTATGGCGCCACCAACATGTCACGTCAGCATccataaacttttttttgtaaAGCCATGTACAATGGCGCCACCTGTATAAATTCCATGAAAATACTGCAAGTTCTAGAAATATGAGGGACTTCAAAATAAGTTTACCATTTTCTGGTGGAGCCAATTAATTTGGCGCCACAAGATTCCCCCTAACACCACCTgcgactttttttttttttacttttttactttcgtccttttttttaagttttgtttttatctttattttatttatttatttatttaatttattttacttatttttttattattaatttttaaaaaaatgaaatgtatatttgaattttttttaaaattttgaatattatttttaaatattaaatatatatttttaataatataaaatatttaaatattttaaagatatgaactttcaaatttattattagttttataatattaattttaaagatatttaaatattttatattattaaaaatatatatttaatatttaaaagtagtatttaaaaaagtaatatttaaaattttaaaaaataatttaaaatatatatatttaaaatttaaaatatatatattataaaatatttcaaatatacatttcatttttttaaaattaataataataaaaataagtaaaataaaataaagataaaaacaaaacttaaaaaaaaatgggatgaaagtaaaaaagtaaaaaaaagaaaagaaaagaaaagaaagtgacaGGTGGTGTCAGGGGGAATCTGGTGGCACCAAATTAATTGGCTCCACcagaaaatgataaatttattttgaagttCATATTTCCAAAACTTGCAGTATTTTCCATGGTATTTATACAAGTGGCGCCATTCTACATGGTTCCACCAAAAAATTAATTCTTTTCATAgatgctgacgtggcatgttgtTGGCGCCAAATCATTTGGCTCCACTAACTTTTATTGTAGATTTCAGAtcatttttgtatttaattaaaaaaagggtcattttgataattaattaaattttttggattatttttataaaaaagccgAAAAGGTTTGGgggagaaataataataaaacaacacaATGAATTTGAGTTCATGAGGAGTCAAATGGGAAGCAGAGTTGAATCAACACAGACTAGAGACTGAAGCTTCAAAAATTAGATGAGAGAAAGTTGATTTTAGAATGGAGGATGAACGTGGGGAGATAGGGATGACGATTCGTTACCTTTGGAGTTTGGAGGATTCACTTGCAGAGATGCAATACGGGATTGATTTGAAAACTGGAGGCATCTCCATTTTTTCTCCtctttctccttcttcttctcctcctcatcctcttcttcttcttcttcttcttctactgcATAAACCCTAAATTGGTGCTAAAAGGGCAATTAAAATTGGTGCTAACCGACCAGGTAGACGGTTAATGCCACCAAACAATCCACCATCTGCCATGTCACTTTGCCTTTACGTCTGTAACGAAAAACTGTTAAAaggactgttttgttatttttctaaagttgagtaATTGAAATGAA comes from the Gossypium hirsutum isolate 1008001.06 chromosome A06, Gossypium_hirsutum_v2.1, whole genome shotgun sequence genome and includes:
- the LOC107962084 gene encoding pentatricopeptide repeat-containing protein At4g16470, which codes for CGEVQVIGGSMFAGKTATLLSRIQAQTNNCSFQAKLLKEYTQLNKVLRDFCFTGRLREAVGLLWRTRLKADAATYALLLQECLFRKEHKSGRRIHAHMVVIGYVPSEYLKIKLLILYAKSGDLKTAYVLFDNLLEKTLISWNAMIAGFVQKGCGEFGLDLYYNMIKNGVSPDQYTFASVFRASASLASLEHGKRAHGVLIKSHIRENVVVSSALMDMYFKCSSLTDAHQVFNEVVNRNVVTWTSLISGYGQHGRVNEVLELFDKMINEGFRPNYVTFLAVLSACSHGGLVNEGWHYFLSMKRDYGTQPRGQHYSAMVDLLGRSGKLHEAYEFVLNSPFKEHPAIWGALLGACRIHGDMDLVKLVADKYLELEPENSGTYVLLSNTYATFGFWENLAALRRKMRNSGVIKEPAYSRIEIQGEVHFFLRGDVSHRRSAEIYELIKLMPSILKDPDYVPDIISS